The following is a genomic window from Coriobacteriaceae bacterium.
GCTTCCGTCCCGACCTGCCGCGCGAGATCGACCTGATCGAGGAGGTCCTGCGCCTGTGGGGCATGGGCCGCGTGACGGCGACCATCCCGGCTGCCAAGAACCACATCGGCGGCCTGACCCGCGAGCAGAAGCTCACCCGTAAGGTCGGCGAGATCCTGCGCGCCTGCGGCCTCAACGAGACCACGACTTTTGGCTTTGCCGCCCCGGGCGACCTGGAGAAGATCGGTATGTCCACCGAGGGCCGCGGTTGCCCCGTGGTGCTCATGAACCCGCTGGTTGCCGAGCAGACCGAGATGCGCCGCTCGCTGCTTCCGGGCCTGCTGCAGTCCGTGGCCTACAACGAGGCCCACGGCACGCCCAACGTGCACCTGTACGAGGTCGGCAGCCTGTTCCACGGTCGCGAGAACGCCAGCCTGCCCAAGGAGACCAAGTCCGTGGCGGGTGTGCTCTCGGGCCAGTGGAGCGAGCAGTCCTGGAACATGAAGTACCGCAAGCTGCGCTTCTTCTTTGGCAAGGGCATTGTCGAGGAGCTGCTCGCCCAGCTGCGCATCGAGAAGGTTCGCTTCCGTCCCGTCGAGGGCGAGGGCTATGCCTTCCTGCAGCCGGGTCGTGCTGCCGAGGTGCTCTCGGGCGGTACCGTGCTGGGCTGGGTTGGCGAGATCCACCCCGAGGCGCGCGAGGCGATGGGCATCGATGAGGTTGTCGTTGCCTTTGAGCTCGATCTGGACAAGCTGATCAAGGGCGCCCGCAACCAGGAGAACTACCGCGAGTTCTCGCAGTACCCGGCTGTTGAGCACGATCTTGCCATTGTGGTCGACAACGCCGTGACTTGCGAGGACCTTGAGCGTCGCATTACCAGCGCCGGCGGCAAGCTGCTCGAGGGCGTGCGCCTGTTCGATGTCTACCGCGATCCGGTCCGCGTGGGCGTGGGCAAAAAGTCCATGGCCTTTGCGCTCACGTATCGCTCAGACGACCACACGCTCACCAGCGAAGAGGTCGAGAAGGCGCACCAGAAGATTGTCACCAAGGTGTGCAAGGGCGTAAACGGCGAGGTCCGCTCGTAATCTTTGCCGTTTGGAACCCGCCCCCTGCGGGGTTTTCACGGCAACGTCCTCGCCGCTTCGCGGCTGCGGGATGTTGCCTTAGAAAACCCCTCTCGAGGGCGGGTTCCTGCGTTAACCTTGTTGCGAGCGGACTGCACCTTCTTCCGGGTGACCGGAAAGTTGGGAGTGCATGGGCCCTTTATTGGGCGGTGTGTGGACCTGGGTTAATAACGTACGTATTGCAAGGGCGTGCTGCGTTGTCGGCGGTGCGCCTTTTTGTTAGTATGCAGAGTCGGTGTTACGGATTGTTGGAAACGTAACACGCAACGTTCTGATTGAGAGAGCTCATGCATATTCCAGATAATTATCTGTCCCCGCAGACCGATGCCGTTATGGCGGTGGCGATGGTGCCCGTATGGGTTCACTGCATCAAAAAGGTGCGCGCCACGCTCGATCGCGAGCATATGGCGTTCCTGGGCATCTGCGCCGCATTCTCCTTCTTGCTCATGATGTTCAACGTTCCGCTGCCCGGCGGTACCACTGGTCACGCCGTCGGCGGCGCACTCATCGCGCTGCTGCTGGGCCCCGAGGCCGCGGCTATCGCTGTCTCGGTCGCTCTGGCGCTGCAGGCGCTGCTGTTTGGCGACGGCGGCGTTCTGTCGTTTGGCGCCAACTGCTTTAACATGGCCTTTGTGCTGCCGTTTGTCGCTGCTATCGTGTTCCGTGCGCTCAACAGCCGTCTGCACGACAAGAGCTGGGGCACCTCGGTTTCTGCCATCGTGAGCGGTTGGGTCGGCCTGTGCCTGGCGGCCCTGTGCGCGGCAATCGAGTTTGGTATTCAGCCGATGCTCTTCACCAACGCTTCGGGCGCCCCTCTGTACTGCCCCTTCCCGCTGTCCGTGGCTATTCCGGCCATGTTGATCCCGCATATGCTGGTTGCCGGCGTGATCGAGGGCGTGGCGACGGCCGCCATCTACGGCTTCATTAAGAAGACGGCGCCGAGCATTATCGCCGGCCCCGAGGCCGCCGATGGCCAGCTTGCCGCCGAGGGCGCTGCCGCCAAGAAGACCTCGCTGGTCCCCACGCTCATTCTGGTCGCCGTGCTTGTCGTGGCTACGCCGCTCGGCTTGCTTGCCACCGGTGACGCCTGGGGTGAGTGGGACGCCGAGGGCGCCGCGACCGCCGTTCAGGAGGCTGGCGACGACAGCCTGCAGGCTTCGGTCGGTCTCGACACTCCGACCTTTGCCGATGCCCTGCCCACGGGCGATTATCTGCAGGCCTATTCCGAGGAGCAGGGCCTTGGCTTTGCCGGCCAGGCCACGATGTATATTCTTTCGGGCGTGATTGGCGTGGCGGTGCTCACCATCGCATTCCGCCTGGTCTCGCTGACGGTCAAGGAAAGCGGTGCTCATGGCAATAGCCGAGCTGCCTAGCTGGCTTGCGGTCGAGCAGCGTTACGAGCCCGCGGGGGCTCGGCATCGTGTAATGCAAAAGAATGTCCTGCACCTGGCGAGCCTGCTTGAGCGGGTTCGCCTGGGTGGAGGCGCGAACGAGGGCGGGTCGATGGTCGACCGCGCCCTTTCTTGCGTTTCGGCTCCGGTGCGCCTGGTGGGGATGTTCGTCTGCGTTCTGTGCGCGTGCCTGACGCAGAGCCCGCTATACCTGATGCTAATGGCGGCGACCGCGTTGGTGCTGGTCGCGGTGCGCCCCGTACGCGGGCTGCGCGCTACCTTTGTGCCGGCGTTGGCTGCCGCGGGGTTTGCCGTGGTTCTGGCGCTGCCTGCCCTGCTGCTGGGTGCTTCTGCCACGGGCGCCATGCTCAAGATTGCACTCAAGACGTTCATTAACGTGTCGCTGGTGCTGGGTGTTTCGTGGACGCTCACCTGGAGCCGCATGTCGGCGGCGCTTAAGATGCTGCACCTGCCCGACGAGGTCATCTTTACTTTCGATATGGCGCTCAAGCATATCGAGGTGCTGGGACGCACGGCGCACGATCTGTGCGAATCGGTCATGCTGCGCAGCGTCGGTTCCGCGCCTGCGGGTTTTTCGCGCACCGACTCGCTGGCGGGTATCATGGGCATGACGTTTATCAAGGCGATGGAGTGCAGCCGCGCGATGGACGAGGCTATGCTTTGCCGCGGCTTTGCCGGTGCGTACCCGGCGCCCGGGCGGAGCGGCTTTGGCTGGCGCGATGCGGTTTATGCGGCCGTCGTGGTGCTGCTCGCCGCGTTGTGCGCGGTGCTGTAGCGCGGGCGGCCGAGCCGTCGATGTGGATAGGGAAGGGCGACGTTTTGGCAAACGATACGAATGGCGTGATGGGCGCGAGCGGTGCTACTGGCGCCAAGAGCGTGCCGCTCATCGAGTTTCGCGACGTGGTGTTCTCCTATGCGGGGCATACGGTTGTCGATGGTGTGTCGCTGCAGGTCGATCGTGGTGAACTCGTTGCCCTACTCGGTCCCAACGGCTGCGGTAAGACGACGATTATGCGCCTTATCAACGGTCTTGAACTAGCGGACGCGGGTGCGTACCTGTTTGACGGGCACGTGATCGATGCGGCGTTTCTAAAGGATTCCGCGGCCGCTCAGCGTTTTCATCAGCGCGTAGGTTTTGTGTTTCAAAATGCCGACGCCCAGCTGTTCTGCGCTACGGTGGGCGAGGAAGTTGCTTTTGGTCCCGCGCAGATGGGGCTGCCGGCAGACGAGCTCGAGCGCCGCGTGCGCGATGCCATGGAGCTGTTCCAGGTTGCCGATCTGGTCGATGCCTCGCCCTATCAGCTTTCGGGCGGGCAAAAGAAGCGCGTTGCGCTGGCTGCGGTCGTGTCGATGAACCCCGATATCCTAGTGCTCGATGAGCCCACCAACGGGCTCGATGAGGACTCGTGCGACATCGTAGTCAACTTTTTGCTGGCCTACGTTGCTGCCGGTAAGACGGTTTTGATGAGTACGCACCATCAAGATTTGGTGCGACGCCTGGGTGCCCGCGCCATCTATATCGATCGATATCACCATGTGGTCGAGGTGCCGGTGTCGTCGTATGGAACCGAAAGCGGTGCTGCGGAATAGTTGCTGCGTAGGGTATGTATGGCCGCCTGTGCGACTCTGCCGTGATGGTATAGTTAACCAGGTTTTATGGGGGTGGCTATGCCAAGTTGGAACATTCATATCGCTCAAACGGAGCGCTTGCTGGCACGTGCTAGCGTGCTTGCCGATAGCGTGCGCGACCGCAATGCCTTTTTGTTTGGCTGCGTGGTTCCGGATATCTTCGTGGGCTATATGGTCCCTGGCATCGCCGATCCCATTCCGTATCGCATTACGCACTTTGCAAAGCCCGAGCCTATCCCTAAGCCGCGCGAGCACGAGTTCTGGGATACCTATGTGGCGCCGCTGCTTAAAGGCGCACCCGCGGGCGAACCTGCTGAGGCTACCTCGATTGTCGAGGAGCGCGAGCGACTGAACCGCGTGCACTATCCTCAGCGCTACAGGGATGCCGAGCCGGTTGTCGGTCCCGGCGCCTGTGAGTTCTCGCTTGCGTCCGAAGATGTGGCGCAGTCGCTGCTCGATTTAACGCTGGGCGTCTGGTCGCATCTGGTGGCCGACACGGTATGGAACACGCGTGTGAACCAGTATCTGGAAGCACACGGCGGCAAGCCGTGCGAGGAATTCCGCATTAAAAAGCAGGGCGATTTTGACTGGTTTGGCAAGACGCTGGGCATCGTTTCCATTCCGCGTGCGACCGATCGCCTCTATACCGCTGCGACGCGTTTTGGGCAGTATCCCATCCATAAAGAATATGTGCTCAAGACTATCGGCGTCATGCACGAGATTGTACGCGAAAACCCCGGCGAGCCCGATCATCCGCCGTATCGCCTGCTAACCGAGGAGTTTTTCGATGCAACGTTTACCGAGGTCATCGAGCTGACCGAGGCGGGATTTGCGGCTCGCGTTGCTGCTTCTGACGTTCCCGCAGTCCCCCTGATCGCTAGCTGCTAGCCGGCCGGCTTAACGGTGAACAGTTCATTCCAATTGACCAACGGCTCCCGTCGCAGGGCGTCTTCGGTGGTGCGCTCGGCATCGGAGAGGCTTGCGACTGAACACAAATCGATGATGCGGCATACGAAGAAGGTCTAAAAAGGGCCCGGAAGGCAAAGCCTTCCGGGCCCTTTTGCAATGCAAGCGTGCTTGCAAGTGCGATTTAGCGCACCTGAGCGACGTAAGCGACGTTGGTCGAGGAGACCTTGTCCTCGAGCTGAACACTCATGCGGGGATCGCCGGCGGTGGCGACGGTCAGATCGCCGGCCTCGACGTAGCCGAGCTCCTTAGCGGTCTCGATTGCCTTGACGATCGTGCCGTTGACGGTGCCCTGGGTAATTTCGGCCTGGTGCGGGATAACGCCCCAGTACATAATCATCTGCTGGACGGCCCACTCGTGGCGGGAGAACGCGCAGATCGGCATGTTGGGACGGAAGTGCGAGATCAGGCGAGCAGTACGACCGGTGGTCGTCGGCACGGTGATGCACTTGGCGCCAACGGTGGTGGCCATGTTCACAGCGGACATACCCACAACGTTGTTGACGACGCGGGTGCCGTGAGCATCGGCCGGAACCTCGAGCGGAGCGTGAGCCGGGAGGTACTTCTCGGTCTCGAGAGCAATGCTGGCCTGCATCTTAACGGCCTCGACCGGGTACTTACCGGCAGCGGACTCGCCAGAGAGCATAACGGCGTCGGTGCCGTCGTAGATGGCGTTAGCAACGTCGGCAACCTCGGCGCGCGTCGGGCGCGGGTTCTGCTGCATGGAGTCGAGCATCTGCGTAGCGGTGATAACGGGCTTGTAGGCCGCGTTGCACTTGGCGATGATCTCCTTCTGGATGTGCGGAACAAGCTCGGGCTTGATCTCGATGCCCAGGTCGCCACGGGCGACCATGATGCCGTCGGAAGCCTCGAGGATCTCGTCGAAGTTCTCGACGCCCAGGGCACACTCGATCTTCGGGAAGATCGTCACGTGCTCGCCACCGTTCTCGCGGCAAAGCTTGCGGATGCCGCGGACGGACTCGCCGTCACGGATGAAGGAAGCGGCGATGTAGTCGATGTTCTCGGTCAGGCCAAAGAGGATATCCTGACGATCGCGCTCGGTGATAGCGGGCAGCGAGATGTTGACGTTGGGCATGTTGACGCCCTTGCGCTCGCCGATCAGACCGTCGTTCTTAACGACGCAGGTCATGTCCTGGCCACTGACGGACTCGACCTCGAGGGCAACCAGGCCGTCATCGATCAGGATGAGGGAGCCCTTCTCGACCTCGGAGGGCAGAGCCAGGTAGTCGAGGGAGATGTGCTCAGCGGTGCCGTGGAAATCCTCGGACGTGGGCTGAGCGGTGACGACGATCTTATCGCCGGTCTTGACGGCAACCTTCTTGCCGTCGACCAGAAGGCCGGTGCGGACCTCGGGGCCCTTGGTGTCGAGCAGGATGCCGACAGGCAGACCGAGCTCCTTGGAAATACGGCGGACGCGCTCGATGCGACCGTGGTGCTCGTCGTAGGAGCCGTGCGAGAAGTTAAAACGGGCGACGTTCATGCCCGCCTTGATCATCTCGCGGATGGTCTCGTCGCTATCGCAGGCGGGACCCATGGTGCATACAATCTTAGTGCGCTTGTACATTCAGACCTCCATCTGACATCGTCTTGCGCTGATAGATAAACCATAAGAAATAAAACCGAGATGATTATAACGAAATGCCGACCGAATACCCCAAAAAATCGACCGTATGCCGAAATGGAAGTTCATTTTTTGCGGGAAAAACGGTATATGAAAAATCTTTACCAACCACTCCAACCGCTGCTATCTGGGCGATATGTCAGTTTGGCGATGTGCCGAAGAAAAAACGTTTTACCAATGTTGAGCATCACACGGTCTGCACCGTTGCGTGCGGACCATATTTCCAAACCGATTGTTTTGGCTAGACGCGTCGCTTTGGGGTACCATAGCTCCACTATCAACTGCCGCTCAGCACGGCAGCCTTGATGAGCCCTTGCCCTTCTCCTGGGAATTATGATCGGGCATCAATCTGCTGAGTGGCCCGAATCCCAGGAGGGGACTCTATATGCAAAAGGAATACCTGTCCGCCGCGGCGGAGGTGCTCAGCGACCAAGGTGTCGATGAGAACCTCGGCCTGAGCAACGACGAGGCGTCGTCGCGCCTCGCCAAGACAGGCCCTAACAAGCTCGAGGAAGCTGAGAAGACGCCGCTGTGGAAGCGTTTCTTTGAACAGATGGCTGACCCTATGGTCATCATGCTGATCGTTGCCGCCGTCATCAGTGCGCTCACGGGCATGGTCAAGGGCGAGCCCGACTTTGCCGATGTTGCCATCATCATGTTCGTCGTTATCGTCAACTCGGTGCTGGGCGTGGTCCAGGAAGCCAAGAGCGAGGAGGCCCTCGAGGCCCTGCAGGAGATGAGTGCGGCGCAGTCCAAGGTGCTACGCGACGGCAAGCTCGTGCACCTGCCGAGCGCCGAGCTCGTGCCCGGCGACGTGATCATGCTCGAGGCGGGCGACTCCGTCCCGGCCGACTGCCGCGTGCTCGAGAGCGCCACGATGAAGATCGAAGAGGCCGCGCTCACCGGCGAGTCCGTGCCCGTCGAGAAGCATGCCAACGTGATCGAGCTCGCCGCCGGCACCGACGACGTGCCGCTCGGCGACCGTAAGAACATGTGCTATATGGGCTCCACCGTCGTGTACGGCCGTGGTCGCGCCGTCGTGGTCGGCACCGGCATGAACACCGAGATGGGCAAGATCGCCGGCGCCCTGGCCGAGGCCAAGGAAGAGCTCACGCCGCTGCAGGTGAAGCTCGCCGAGCTCAGCCGCATCCTCACCATCATGGTGATCGTCATCTGCGTCGTCATCTTTGGCGTTGACATCCTCCGCCACGGCGTGGGCAACGTCCTTACCGATCCGACTGCCCTGCTCGACACCTTTATGGTTGCCGTCTCGCTCGCCGTCGCCGCCATCCCCGAGGGCCTTGTTGCCGTCGTGACCATCGTCCTTTCGCTTGGCGTGACCAAGATGGCCAAGCGCCAGGCGATTATCCGCAAGCTCTCTGCTGTCGAGACCCTTGGCTGCACGCAGACCATCTGCTCCGACAAGACCGGTACCCTTACCCAAAACAAGATGACCGTCGTCAAGCACGAGCTCGCTGCGCCTAAGGAGAAGTTCCTGGCCGGTATGGCCCTTTGCTCCGATGCCCAGTGGGACGAGGAGCTGGGCGAGGCCGTGGGCGAGCCGACCGAGTGCGCGCTCGTCAACGACGCCGGCAAGGCTGGCCTCACCGGCCTGACTGCCGAGCATCCGCGCGTGGGCGAGGCCCCGTTCGACTCGGGCCGCAAGATGATGTCCGTGATCGTCGAGACGCTGGATGGCGAGTACGAGCAGTACACCAAGGGCGCGCCCGACGTGGTGATCGGCCTGTGCACCCATATTTACGAGGGCGAAAAGGTCGTCCCGCTGACCGAGGAGCGTCGCGCCGAGCTCGTGGCCGCCAACAAGGCCATGGCCGACGAGGCTCTGCGCGTGCTGGCGCTGGCAAGCCGCACCTACACCGAGGTCCCGAGCGACTGCAGCCCCGCTGCGCTCGAGCACGACCTGGTCTTCTGCGGCCTGTCCGGCATGATTGACCCTGTCCGCCCCGAGGTCGCCGAAGCCATCCGCGAGGCCCACGACGCTGGCATTCGCACCGTCATGATCACGGGCGACCACATCGACACCGCCGTGGCCATCGCCAAGCAGCTGGGTATCGTCGCCGATCGCAGCCAGGCAATCACGGGCGCCGACCTCGACCGCATGAGCGACGAGGAACTCGACGCGCACATCGAGGACTACGGCGTGTACGCCCGCGTCCAGCCCGAGCACAAGACACGCATCGTCGAGGCTTGGAAGTCGCGCGACCAGATCGTGGCCATGACGGGCGACGGCGTCAACGACGCCCCGTCCATCAAGCGCGCCGACATCGGCGTTGGCATGGGCATCACCGGTACCGATGTCACCAAGAACGTCGCCGACATGGTGCTTGCCGACGACAATTTCGCCACCATCATCGGTGCCTGCGAAGAGGGCCGTCGCATCTACGACAACATCCGCAAGGTCATCCAGTTCCTGCTTTCGGCCAACCTTGCCGAGGTCTTCTCGGTGTTTATCGCCACGCTCATCGGCTTTACCATCTTCCAGCCGGTGCAGCTGCTGTGGGTGAACCTGGTTACCGACTGCTTCCCTGCGCTCGCGCTGGGCATGGAGGACGCCGAGGGCGACATCATGAAGCGCAAGCCGCGCAACGCCAAGGATGGTGTCTTTGCCGGACATATGGGTCTGGACTGCGTGGTCCAGGGCCTTATCATCACCGTGCTGGTGCTGGCGAGCTTCTTTGTGGGCGTGTACTTTGACATGGGCTACATCCACATCGCCGATATGATCGCCGGCAATGCCGACGAGGAAGGCGTGATGATGGCGTTCATCACGCTCAACATGGTCGAGATTTTCCACTGCTTCAATATGCGCAGCCGTCGTGCGTCGCTGTTCACCATGAAGAAGCAGAACAAGTGGCTGTGGGCTTCCGCCGCGCTGGCGCTGGTGCTGACGGTGATCGTAACCGTGCAGCCGACGCTTGCCGAGATGTTCTTTGGCCCCGTGACGCTTGAGCTCAAGGGCGTTGTCGCTGCCCTGGGCCTGGCCTTCCTGATCATCCCGCTGATGGAGATCTACAAGGCGATCATGCGCGCGGTCGAGAAGGAGTAACGTACCTGTCCGGGCCCGCCCCTGCGTGTTTTCTTCTTCGCTGGTCCTCGCGCTTCGCGCTGCGGAATCGCTCAGAAGAAAACACTCCCGG
Proteins encoded in this region:
- the pyk gene encoding pyruvate kinase, producing the protein MYKRTKIVCTMGPACDSDETIREMIKAGMNVARFNFSHGSYDEHHGRIERVRRISKELGLPVGILLDTKGPEVRTGLLVDGKKVAVKTGDKIVVTAQPTSEDFHGTAEHISLDYLALPSEVEKGSLILIDDGLVALEVESVSGQDMTCVVKNDGLIGERKGVNMPNVNISLPAITERDRQDILFGLTENIDYIAASFIRDGESVRGIRKLCRENGGEHVTIFPKIECALGVENFDEILEASDGIMVARGDLGIEIKPELVPHIQKEIIAKCNAAYKPVITATQMLDSMQQNPRPTRAEVADVANAIYDGTDAVMLSGESAAGKYPVEAVKMQASIALETEKYLPAHAPLEVPADAHGTRVVNNVVGMSAVNMATTVGAKCITVPTTTGRTARLISHFRPNMPICAFSRHEWAVQQMIMYWGVIPHQAEITQGTVNGTIVKAIETAKELGYVEAGDLTVATAGDPRMSVQLEDKVSSTNVAYVAQVR
- a CDS encoding energy-coupling factor transporter transmembrane protein EcfT, whose translation is MAIAELPSWLAVEQRYEPAGARHRVMQKNVLHLASLLERVRLGGGANEGGSMVDRALSCVSAPVRLVGMFVCVLCACLTQSPLYLMLMAATALVLVAVRPVRGLRATFVPALAAAGFAVVLALPALLLGASATGAMLKIALKTFINVSLVLGVSWTLTWSRMSAALKMLHLPDEVIFTFDMALKHIEVLGRTAHDLCESVMLRSVGSAPAGFSRTDSLAGIMGMTFIKAMECSRAMDEAMLCRGFAGAYPAPGRSGFGWRDAVYAAVVVLLAALCAVL
- the cbiM gene encoding cobalt transporter CbiM; protein product: MHIPDNYLSPQTDAVMAVAMVPVWVHCIKKVRATLDREHMAFLGICAAFSFLLMMFNVPLPGGTTGHAVGGALIALLLGPEAAAIAVSVALALQALLFGDGGVLSFGANCFNMAFVLPFVAAIVFRALNSRLHDKSWGTSVSAIVSGWVGLCLAALCAAIEFGIQPMLFTNASGAPLYCPFPLSVAIPAMLIPHMLVAGVIEGVATAAIYGFIKKTAPSIIAGPEAADGQLAAEGAAAKKTSLVPTLILVAVLVVATPLGLLATGDAWGEWDAEGAATAVQEAGDDSLQASVGLDTPTFADALPTGDYLQAYSEEQGLGFAGQATMYILSGVIGVAVLTIAFRLVSLTVKESGAHGNSRAA
- a CDS encoding energy-coupling factor ABC transporter ATP-binding protein — protein: MANDTNGVMGASGATGAKSVPLIEFRDVVFSYAGHTVVDGVSLQVDRGELVALLGPNGCGKTTIMRLINGLELADAGAYLFDGHVIDAAFLKDSAAAQRFHQRVGFVFQNADAQLFCATVGEEVAFGPAQMGLPADELERRVRDAMELFQVADLVDASPYQLSGGQKKRVALAAVVSMNPDILVLDEPTNGLDEDSCDIVVNFLLAYVAAGKTVLMSTHHQDLVRRLGARAIYIDRYHHVVEVPVSSYGTESGAAE
- a CDS encoding cation-translocating P-type ATPase produces the protein MQKEYLSAAAEVLSDQGVDENLGLSNDEASSRLAKTGPNKLEEAEKTPLWKRFFEQMADPMVIMLIVAAVISALTGMVKGEPDFADVAIIMFVVIVNSVLGVVQEAKSEEALEALQEMSAAQSKVLRDGKLVHLPSAELVPGDVIMLEAGDSVPADCRVLESATMKIEEAALTGESVPVEKHANVIELAAGTDDVPLGDRKNMCYMGSTVVYGRGRAVVVGTGMNTEMGKIAGALAEAKEELTPLQVKLAELSRILTIMVIVICVVIFGVDILRHGVGNVLTDPTALLDTFMVAVSLAVAAIPEGLVAVVTIVLSLGVTKMAKRQAIIRKLSAVETLGCTQTICSDKTGTLTQNKMTVVKHELAAPKEKFLAGMALCSDAQWDEELGEAVGEPTECALVNDAGKAGLTGLTAEHPRVGEAPFDSGRKMMSVIVETLDGEYEQYTKGAPDVVIGLCTHIYEGEKVVPLTEERRAELVAANKAMADEALRVLALASRTYTEVPSDCSPAALEHDLVFCGLSGMIDPVRPEVAEAIREAHDAGIRTVMITGDHIDTAVAIAKQLGIVADRSQAITGADLDRMSDEELDAHIEDYGVYARVQPEHKTRIVEAWKSRDQIVAMTGDGVNDAPSIKRADIGVGMGITGTDVTKNVADMVLADDNFATIIGACEEGRRIYDNIRKVIQFLLSANLAEVFSVFIATLIGFTIFQPVQLLWVNLVTDCFPALALGMEDAEGDIMKRKPRNAKDGVFAGHMGLDCVVQGLIITVLVLASFFVGVYFDMGYIHIADMIAGNADEEGVMMAFITLNMVEIFHCFNMRSRRASLFTMKKQNKWLWASAALALVLTVIVTVQPTLAEMFFGPVTLELKGVVAALGLAFLIIPLMEIYKAIMRAVEKE